The DNA region GGAGGCCATGAGGGACACCATGGTGAGCTCCTGATCAACCCGCCCCTCGTCAAAGCCCCGAAGGATCCCGACCCTCAGTCCCTTCAGGCTGTCGTTCCTTATCACGTCTATGAACCTGGGACCCTCAAAGGACCTGGAGGTGGCGTCCATGGGGTCCCTCTGGCCTATCACGTCCATGCACAGTGCCAGGTCCCCCATGTCCCGGGCCATGGGCCCTATCTGGTCCAGGGAGGAGGCGAACGCCACCAGGCCGTATCGGCTCACCATGCCGTAGGTGGGCTTTAGACCGTGGATGCCGCAGAACGCGGCGGGCTGTCTTATGGAGCCCCCGGTGTCGCTCCCCAGCGCCAAGGGGACGTAGCCCGCCGCAACCGCCGCGGCGCTACCCCCGGAGCTACCCCCGGGCACCCGGGCCAGGTCGTGAGGGTTGGAGGTGGGGAAGAAGGCGGAGTTCTCGGTGGAGCTACCCATTGCGAACTCGTCCATGTTGGTCTTCCCCACCACCACCGCCCCCGCCTGCCTCAGGAGGTTGACCACCGTGGCGTCGTAGGGGGATATCCAGCCCTCCAGCATCCGGGAGCCGCAGGTGGTGCGCCTCCCCTTGACGCAGATGTTGTCCTTGAGGAGCACCGGCACCCCCGCCAGGGGACCCGGGTGATGCCCCTCCTGGGAGAGCCGGTCCACCCGCTCCGCCTCCTCCAGGGCCTCATCCACATACACGTCCAGGCAGGCCCTTATGTAGCCCTCCAGGGAATCCAGCCTCTCCAAGCAGGACTCCAACACATCCACCGCCCTCAAGTCCCCGGATATGACCCCCTGGGCGATCCTCCAGGCGGGAATCTCGTAAAGATCCATGGCCCTATACCCCCTACTCCCCTATCCTGGGGACCTTGAAGAAGTGACCCTCCCTACGGGGGGCCCCCATGAGGACCAGCTCCGAATCCCTCCAGCGCCTCACCTGATCCTCCCTCAGGTGACTCGCCTCCTGATCCGTGGCCCCCAGGGGTGCCTCCACCTCCCTAAGGGCCACGAAGTGCTCCCCCATCCGGGCGAAGTGATGGACCATGGCGTCCACCTCCTCCTGGCTCAGGCTCAAATGGGCCAGGGAAGCTATCCGCCGGACCTCCGTCTCGTCAACCCTCACCGCCTACACCCCCTTGAAGATCGGTGTGCTCCCTAACCAGCTCCAGGAACCGGTCCTCGCTCCAGATCGGCACCCCCAGCGCCCGGGCCCGGGAGAGCTTGCTTCCTCCCCCCTCCCCGGCCACCAGGGCGGTGACCCCCTTGGAGACCGAATCGGACACCTTGCCCCCCAACCGGATCACCAGGTCCTGGGCCTCCTTTCGCCTCATGGATCCCAGCTCCCCAGTGAAGACGAACCTCATACCCTCCAACGGCCCCCCCGCGGTTGGCCGCTCCTCCATCCGGACCCCCGCATCCCTAAGCCTTCGAACCAGACGCACGGTGGAGTCGTTGCGGAAGAAGTCCCTTACGGACCGGGCCACCACCGGCCCCACCCCCTCCACCGACGCCAGCTCCTCCTCCGAGGCATCCATGAGCGCCTCCAGTCGGCCGAACCGGTCCGCCAGGTCCTGGGCGGTCCTCTCCCCAACGCCGGGGATCCCAAGGGCGTAGATCAGCTTCCTCAAGGGCCTGTCCCGGGCAACATCCAGGGCCCTCACCAGGTTGGAGGCGGAGCGCTCCCCCATCCTATCCAGGGAGAGCCAGTCCTCCATGGTGAGGAAGAAGAGGTCCGCCAGGTCCTTGACCATCCCCCTATCCACCAGCTGGGAGGCCACCTTCTCCCCAAGACCTCGAACGTCCATCCCGTCCCGGGAGGCGAAGTGGATGATCCGCTCCTTCATCTGGGCGGGGCAAGAGGGGTTGATGCACCTTATGGCCACCTCCCCGGGGAGACGGACCAGCCTTGATCCGCAGGAGGGACACCCCTCCGGGGGCACGAAGGGGGCCGTCCCCTCAGGCCTCAAGCCCAGGTCCACCCGGATCACCTCGGGGATTATCTCCCCCGCCTTGCGAACCCATACGGTGTCCCCCACCCGGACGTCCTTCCGGGCCAGCTCGTCGAAGTTGTGAAGGCTGGCCCGCCGCACCTCGGTGCCCGAGAGGCGAACCGGCTCCAACACCGCCGTGGGGGTCACCACCCCGGTCCTACCCACCGAAACCTCTATGGAGAGCACCCGGGTGGGGCGCTCCTCCGGGGGAAACTTGAACGCCACCGCCCACCGGGGGGACCGGTTGGTGCTGCCCAGCA from Thermanaerovibrio acidaminovorans DSM 6589 includes:
- the gatA gene encoding Asp-tRNA(Asn)/Glu-tRNA(Gln) amidotransferase subunit GatA, whose translation is MDLYEIPAWRIAQGVISGDLRAVDVLESCLERLDSLEGYIRACLDVYVDEALEEAERVDRLSQEGHHPGPLAGVPVLLKDNICVKGRRTTCGSRMLEGWISPYDATVVNLLRQAGAVVVGKTNMDEFAMGSSTENSAFFPTSNPHDLARVPGGSSGGSAAAVAAGYVPLALGSDTGGSIRQPAAFCGIHGLKPTYGMVSRYGLVAFASSLDQIGPMARDMGDLALCMDVIGQRDPMDATSRSFEGPRFIDVIRNDSLKGLRVGILRGFDEGRVDQELTMVSLMASRFCLDAGAAVSDVKLPVSMGAGLASYYIIAPAEASSNLARFDGVRFGPSVTGDTLGETYQMVRSQGFGPEVKRRIMMGTYALSSGYYDEYYGRAQRVREAIREEFRQVFRSVDLLICPPSPCLPFLKGEMAEDPVRMYLTDAFTLPANLAGVPALTVYAGRSRTGLPLAVQLMAPWGEDRRLVMAGAVLERAFGAPSVVG
- the ligA gene encoding NAD-dependent DNA ligase LigA, giving the protein MDRSAARSRMEELAELIRHHDRLYYQENSPEITDQEYDALFRELVDLERSFPDLRLPDSPTLRVSGSPSEAFKRLPHSEPMLSLDNAVSREEVSDFLRRLYDALGGSAPVVCEPKLDGLAVSLLYRGGVLIRGLTRGDGSVGEDVTSNVMTIRDLPKRIDYMGELEVRGEVYMSRRDFAALNQRREEEGLPPFANPRNAAAGSLRQLDPRVTAQRNLSCFLYHVVNHREVGLKTQEELLLWLKGRSFPVQEDFRLCRDPEEVLEYLDDWDRRRHSYPADTDGVVIKLDSLEGREVLGSTNRSPRWAVAFKFPPEERPTRVLSIEVSVGRTGVVTPTAVLEPVRLSGTEVRRASLHNFDELARKDVRVGDTVWVRKAGEIIPEVIRVDLGLRPEGTAPFVPPEGCPSCGSRLVRLPGEVAIRCINPSCPAQMKERIIHFASRDGMDVRGLGEKVASQLVDRGMVKDLADLFFLTMEDWLSLDRMGERSASNLVRALDVARDRPLRKLIYALGIPGVGERTAQDLADRFGRLEALMDASEEELASVEGVGPVVARSVRDFFRNDSTVRLVRRLRDAGVRMEERPTAGGPLEGMRFVFTGELGSMRRKEAQDLVIRLGGKVSDSVSKGVTALVAGEGGGSKLSRARALGVPIWSEDRFLELVREHTDLQGGVGGEG
- the gatC gene encoding Asp-tRNA(Asn)/Glu-tRNA(Gln) amidotransferase subunit GatC, whose product is MRVDETEVRRIASLAHLSLSQEEVDAMVHHFARMGEHFVALREVEAPLGATDQEASHLREDQVRRWRDSELVLMGAPRREGHFFKVPRIGE